A genomic segment from Etheostoma spectabile isolate EspeVRDwgs_2016 chromosome 11, UIUC_Espe_1.0, whole genome shotgun sequence encodes:
- the cpap gene encoding centromere protein J isoform X3 has protein sequence MSSPAGLQYSQTDFLARWMPSSTRAGVILSPCPDLVGSLRHMSAVGSPPLKPDDSFTSGFAPLSASADSSCLGADGIAPGAERDGSDRPVNGNSNGELDSLDEMASKSQDLPLRMKLEQLRKWQQHMQEQLKANQLEELLCLQQEQQRLLGMMNRPQQCAGDDTESSVLSEAERRDYSLQGACHSPIINGREDPQGSTCGLRQEQEPSPAQSQERLPRGQDFQEVDDKENSTWNSREDELSVDTSHFHEHDDTLRPSNGVASTEEHNREEDNVGHDRPIKLSIGGQKKTFEELLEEQLMLEEQRLKSFRQQKSQDGAEVVQAPPKKAFLRRGEGLSRFTSKHKAPLPKLEEKKDPKPQLQAREISRRNSDPVAIQKGGTNGTQRLPVQRKTATLNKENRVRGLSLPPRDMRVESKVAGRRLLGSHQRVNTEGPESIQTEPEGRPTKRPQLGKVKEQNIRKVSLSAQALRNPGNNAQPNPVTKQVGMLGGPEKAENDAARETSSGLMVETAEGRTEAEAGDGVPQESFELSFQEKLQRWDCDRQLESMELGEFELLEQAAEELSFSSNSSFVMKVLQMDQQHRGLHPRRLSSTPIKSAPRGARQRCNSVGSSCGSACKSSSMNSDAFVVKTRDDALVNKVGVEDKEELDSEREDKHANSGVSFSGGSECEDQEVAAKPPSFPSTLCFPAQSNPPYDKRSYQDEDSCRDSAADVTGVDDDSVLSNADESTLIEDKDGQQGEVVFDDDDTWNDLEDTAVGTANERRGVSPVSTATANGISPPVQTLLRKVAVSKVVQEPDPLLPPASQLMTRLFPSLKPKVQNAPLPPPPAAFVAPESKNLEEVTGQQVQSRQLRERLVELEIEIERFKKENAAVTKLIQENEKKQENLRKERLEFEQRKAEELAKFEEYKKEENRKLHKERKLFEKHASAARAVPDKKEREEIQVLKQQLSSLQEELKGRESRWASTNSRLRQQIDSLSQENSSLRDEIRMLEKLRLSAWKKKPVNAEKDKEMKDGPKMFENNVPSVTKGVKFASPLDSSGRSSSPPQSSTAAATRKESSQVVTGIKSSLRRPSGPGSSSSSLPGGKTEDRSTPASKSQDTLPNQEPSSNCSPKRDSLPKESECSEVEEPESAQEVITHPDGKVEKVLAGGRRLVVFPNGTKKEVSADGLMVKVTFFNGDTKEVTSDQRVIYYYADAQTTHITYPDGVEVLHFPNNQTEKHFPDGRKEITFSDQTVKNLFPNGREESVLTDGTIIQVNPDGTKEIHFNTGQKEIHTADYKRREYPDGTVKTVYTDGRQETHYPTGRLRIKDKDGNVILDNMA, from the exons ATGTCATCTCCAGCCGGGCTGCAGTACTCCCAGACGGATTTCTTGGCCCGATGGATGCCAAGTAGCACCAGAGCCGGGGTGATCCTGAGCCCCTGTCCGGATCTGGTTGGGTCCTTACGGCACATGTCCGCCGTGGGATCTCCTCCCCTGAAGCCAGACGACTCATTTACCTCCGGTTTCGCCCCTCTGTCCGCCTCAGCAGACAGCAGCTGCCTCGGTGCGGACGGGATTGCACCTGGAGCTGAAAGAGATGGGAGTGACAGGCCAGTGAACGGAAATTCAAATGGAGAGTTGGACAGTTTGGATGAAATGGCAAGCAAGTCCCAGGATCTGCCCCTAAGGATGAAGCTAGAACAG TTGAGGAAATGGCAGCAGCACATGCAGGAGCAGCTGAAAGCCAATCAGCTGGAGGAGCTGCTTTGCCTccagcaggagcagcagaggCTGCTGGGAATGATGAATCGCCCTCAGCAGTGCGCAGGag ATGACACAGAAAGTTCAGTGTTGTCCGAAGCAGAAAGGAGGGACTACTCACTCCAGGGAGCCTGTCACAGCCCCATCATAAACGGCCGTGAGGACCCACAGGGCTCCACCTGTGGCCTCAGACAGGAACAAGAGCCTTCACCTGCACAGAGTCAGGAGCGGCTACCAAGAGGTCAAGATTTTCAGGAGGTGGATGATAAGGAAAACA GCACATGGAACTCCAGAGAAGATGAGCTAAGTGTCGATACTAGCCATTTTCATGAGCATGATGACACATTAAGGCCAAGTAATGGTGTGGCTTCGACTGAAGAACACAACAGAGAAGAAGATAATGTCGGCCATGACAG ACCTATTAAGCTGAGTATCGGGGGTCAGAAGAAGACGTTTGAGGAGTTGTTGGAGGAGCAGCTAATGCTGGAGGAACAGAGGCTGAAGTCTTTCCGGCAACAGAAG AGCCAAGATGGAGCTGAAGTTGTACAAGCCCCTCCCAAAAAAGCCTTTCTAAGGCGAGGTGAGGGCCTCTCAAGATTTACCAGCAAACACAAAGCCCCGTTACCAAAgttggaggagaagaaggaccccaaaccacaactCCAGGCCAGAGAAATCTCCCGCAGAAACTCCGATCCCGTAGCTATTCAGAAAGGTGGCACAAATGGCACCCAACGGCTTCCTGTCCAACGTAAAACCGCCACACTCAACAAGGAAAACCGAGTACGAGGTCTCAGTTTGCCACCGCGGGACATGAGAGTTGAGAGTAAGGTAGCTGGTAGGAGGCTTTTGGGTAGTCATCAGAGAGTGAACACAGAAGGACCAGAGTCTATTCAAACTGAACCAGAGGGTAGACCAACCAAAAGACCTCAATTAGGGAAAGTAAAGGAGCAGAATATTAGGAAAGTAAGTCTGTCAGCTCAGGCTCTGAGGAACCCTGGTAACAACGCACAGCCAAACCCTGTAACCAAACAGGTGGGCATGTTGGGAGGGCCAGAGAAAGCTGAAAATGATGCAGCTAGAGAGACAAGTAGTGGTTTAATGGTGGAAACAGCAGAAGGAAGAACAGAGGCAGAGGCGGGAGACGGCGTCCCACAGGAGTCCTTTGAGTTGTCGTTCCAGGAGAAGCTCCAGCGCTGGGATTGTGACCGGCAGTTGGAGAGCATGGAGCTGGGAGAGTTTGAGCTGCTAGAGCAAGCGGCAGAGGAGCTGTCCTTCTCGTCCAACTCCTCCTTTGTCATGAAG GTTCTTCAGATGGACCAGCAACACAGGGGCCTCCACCCGCGACGGCTCTCCTCCACCCCCATTAAGTCAGCACCCAGAGGTGCACGTCAGAGGTGCAATAGTGTTGGTAGTAGTTGTGGTTCGGCATGTAAAAGCAGTTCCATGAACTCTGATGCATTTGTGGTAAAGACGAGAGACGATGCACTCGTGAACAAAGTAGGCGTTGAGGATAAGGAAGAACTGGACAGTGAGAGAGAAGACAAGCACGCAAACTCTGGTGTGTCATTCAGTGGTGGCTCCGAATGTGAAGACCAGGAAGTAGCAGCCAAACCACCTTCGTTTCCCAGCACCCTTTGCTTTCCTGCCCAGTCTAACCCGCCATACGACAAGCGGTCGTATCAGGACGAGGACAGTTGCAGGGATTCAGCTGCAGATGTGACAGGAGTTGATGATGACAGCGTCCTCAGCAATGCTGACGAGTCCACTCTGATAGAAGACAAAGACGGGCAGCAGGGTGAAGTCGTGTTTGACGACGATGACACATGGAACGACCTGGAGGACACTGCTGTCGGCACAGCCAATGAACGCAGAGGAGTTAGCCCAGTTTCCACAGCAACAGCTAATGGGATCTCACCACCCGTGCAGACTCTGTTGAGGAAGGTGGCAGTGAGCAAAGTTGTTCAGGAGCCAgatcctcttcttcctcctgccTCCCAGCTCATGACGAGGTTGTTCCCCTCGTTGAAGCCAAAGGTCCAGAATgcacctctccctcctccccctgctGCTTTTGTTGCGCCTGAGTCCAAAAACCTGGAGGAGGTCACAG GCCAGCAGGTCCAGTCTAGACAGCTGAGGGAGAGACTGGTTGAGCTGGAGATTGAGATCGAGAGATTTAAAAAGGAGAATGCTGCCGTCACCAAACTCATACAAGAGAAcgagaaaaaacaggaaaatctCAG GAAAGAGCGTTTGGAGTttgaacagagaaaagcagaggAGCTGGCCAAGTTTGAAGAGTACAAGAAAGAGGAGAACAGGAAGTTGCATAAGGAGCGCAAACTGTTTGAGAAACATGCGTCTGCCGCCAGAGCCGTGCCCGACAAGAAGGAGCGAGAAGAAATCCAG GTGTTGAAGCAGCAGCTGAGCTCCCTGCAGGAGGAGCTGAAGGGAAGGGAGAGTCGCTGGGCCTCCACAAACAGCCGGCTGCGGCAACAGATCGACTCCCTCAGCCAGGAGAACAGTTCTCTCCGGGATGAG ATCCGGATGTTGGAAAAGCTTCGTCTCAGTGCCTGGAAGAAAAAGCCTGTCAACGCAGAGAAGGACAAAGAAATGAAAGACGGTCCCAAAATGTTTGAGAATAATGTGCCATCTGTGACCAAAGGAGTGAAATTCGCT agTCCTCTTGACTCCAGCGGAAGGAGCAGCAGCCCCCCACAAAGCAGCACTGCTGCAGCCACTAGAAAGGAGAGCAGTCAGGTTGTTACAG GGATAAAGAGTAGCCTAAGGAGGCCATCAGGGCCAGGCTCGTCTTCCTCCTCGTTGCCTGGCGGGAAGACAGAAGACAGGTCAACACCTGCCAGCAAGAGCCAGGACACACTGCCAAACCAAGAACCCTCGAGCAACTGCTCTCCG AAAAGAGATTCTCTGCCAAAAGAGTCAGAGTGCAGTGAGGTCGAAGAGCCAGAATCTGCTCAGGAGGTTATCACACACCCCGATGGGAAG GTAGAGAAGGTTCTGGCCGGTGGCCGGCGTCTCGTTGTTTTCCCCAACGGGACCAAGAAGGAGGTTTCAGCCGACGGACTGATGGTCAAAGTCACCTTTTTCAACGGAGACACCAAAGAGGTCACAAGTGACCAGAGAGTG ATCTACTACTACGCTGACGCCCAGACTACACACATCACCTACCCAGATGGCGTGGAGGTCCTGCACTTCCCCAACAACCAGACTG AAAAGCATTTCCCAGACGGCCGTAAGGAAATCACCTTCTCAGATCAGACGGTCAAGAACCTGTTCCCCAACGGGCGGGAGGAGAGCGTGCTGACAGACGGGACCATCATACAAGTCAACCC GGACGGCACAAAGGAGATCCATTTCAACACGGGCCAGAAGGAGATTCACACAGCTGACTACAAGAGGAGGGAGTATCCAGATGGCACCGTGAAGACGGTCTACACCGATGGTAGGCAGGAAACCCACTACCCCACCGGGCGGCTCAGAATCAAAGACAAAGACGGCAACGTCATCTTGGACAACATGGCCTAG
- the cpap gene encoding centromere protein J isoform X1: MSSPAGLQYSQTDFLARWMPSSTRAGVILSPCPDLVGSLRHMSAVGSPPLKPDDSFTSGFAPLSASADSSCLGADGIAPGAERDGSDRPVNGNSNGELDSLDEMASKSQDLPLRMKLEQLRKWQQHMQEQLKANQLEELLCLQQEQQRLLGMMNRPQQCAGDDTESSVLSEAERRDYSLQGACHSPIINGREDPQGSTCGLRQEQEPSPAQSQERLPRGQDFQEVDDKENSTWNSREDELSVDTSHFHEHDDTLRPSNGVASTEEHNREEDNVGHDRPIKLSIGGQKKTFEELLEEQLMLEEQRLKSFRQQKSQDGAEVVQAPPKKAFLRRGEGLSRFTSKHKAPLPKLEEKKDPKPQLQAREISRRNSDPVAIQKGGTNGTQRLPVQRKTATLNKENRVRGLSLPPRDMRVESKVAGRRLLGSHQRVNTEGPESIQTEPEGRPTKRPQLGKVKEQNIRKVSLSAQALRNPGNNAQPNPVTKQVGMLGGPEKAENDAARETSSGLMVETAEGRTEAEAGDGVPQESFELSFQEKLQRWDCDRQLESMELGEFELLEQAAEELSFSSNSSFVMKVLQMDQQHRGLHPRRLSSTPIKSAPRGARQRCNSVGSSCGSACKSSSMNSDAFVVKTRDDALVNKVGVEDKEELDSEREDKHANSGVSFSGGSECEDQEVAAKPPSFPSTLCFPAQSNPPYDKRSYQDEDSCRDSAADVTGVDDDSVLSNADESTLIEDKDGQQGEVVFDDDDTWNDLEDTAVGTANERRGVSPVSTATANGISPPVQTLLRKVAVSKVVQEPDPLLPPASQLMTRLFPSLKPKVQNAPLPPPPAAFVAPESKNLEEVTGQQVQSRQLRERLVELEIEIERFKKENAAVTKLIQENEKKQENLRKERLEFEQRKAEELAKFEEYKKEENRKLHKERKLFEKHASAARAVPDKKEREEIQVLKQQLSSLQEELKGRESRWASTNSRLRQQIDSLSQENSSLRDEIRMLEKLRLSAWKKKPVNAEKDKEMKDGPKMFENNVPSVTKGVKFASPLDSSGRSSSPPQSSTAAATRKESSQVVTVLCQMSAGIKSSLRRPSGPGSSSSSLPGGKTEDRSTPASKSQDTLPNQEPSSNCSPKRDSLPKESECSEVEEPESAQEVITHPDGKVEKVLAGGRRLVVFPNGTKKEVSADGLMVKVTFFNGDTKEVTSDQRVIYYYADAQTTHITYPDGVEVLHFPNNQTEKHFPDGRKEITFSDQTVKNLFPNGREESVLTDGTIIQVNPDGTKEIHFNTGQKEIHTADYKRREYPDGTVKTVYTDGRQETHYPTGRLRIKDKDGNVILDNMA, encoded by the exons ATGTCATCTCCAGCCGGGCTGCAGTACTCCCAGACGGATTTCTTGGCCCGATGGATGCCAAGTAGCACCAGAGCCGGGGTGATCCTGAGCCCCTGTCCGGATCTGGTTGGGTCCTTACGGCACATGTCCGCCGTGGGATCTCCTCCCCTGAAGCCAGACGACTCATTTACCTCCGGTTTCGCCCCTCTGTCCGCCTCAGCAGACAGCAGCTGCCTCGGTGCGGACGGGATTGCACCTGGAGCTGAAAGAGATGGGAGTGACAGGCCAGTGAACGGAAATTCAAATGGAGAGTTGGACAGTTTGGATGAAATGGCAAGCAAGTCCCAGGATCTGCCCCTAAGGATGAAGCTAGAACAG TTGAGGAAATGGCAGCAGCACATGCAGGAGCAGCTGAAAGCCAATCAGCTGGAGGAGCTGCTTTGCCTccagcaggagcagcagaggCTGCTGGGAATGATGAATCGCCCTCAGCAGTGCGCAGGag ATGACACAGAAAGTTCAGTGTTGTCCGAAGCAGAAAGGAGGGACTACTCACTCCAGGGAGCCTGTCACAGCCCCATCATAAACGGCCGTGAGGACCCACAGGGCTCCACCTGTGGCCTCAGACAGGAACAAGAGCCTTCACCTGCACAGAGTCAGGAGCGGCTACCAAGAGGTCAAGATTTTCAGGAGGTGGATGATAAGGAAAACA GCACATGGAACTCCAGAGAAGATGAGCTAAGTGTCGATACTAGCCATTTTCATGAGCATGATGACACATTAAGGCCAAGTAATGGTGTGGCTTCGACTGAAGAACACAACAGAGAAGAAGATAATGTCGGCCATGACAG ACCTATTAAGCTGAGTATCGGGGGTCAGAAGAAGACGTTTGAGGAGTTGTTGGAGGAGCAGCTAATGCTGGAGGAACAGAGGCTGAAGTCTTTCCGGCAACAGAAG AGCCAAGATGGAGCTGAAGTTGTACAAGCCCCTCCCAAAAAAGCCTTTCTAAGGCGAGGTGAGGGCCTCTCAAGATTTACCAGCAAACACAAAGCCCCGTTACCAAAgttggaggagaagaaggaccccaaaccacaactCCAGGCCAGAGAAATCTCCCGCAGAAACTCCGATCCCGTAGCTATTCAGAAAGGTGGCACAAATGGCACCCAACGGCTTCCTGTCCAACGTAAAACCGCCACACTCAACAAGGAAAACCGAGTACGAGGTCTCAGTTTGCCACCGCGGGACATGAGAGTTGAGAGTAAGGTAGCTGGTAGGAGGCTTTTGGGTAGTCATCAGAGAGTGAACACAGAAGGACCAGAGTCTATTCAAACTGAACCAGAGGGTAGACCAACCAAAAGACCTCAATTAGGGAAAGTAAAGGAGCAGAATATTAGGAAAGTAAGTCTGTCAGCTCAGGCTCTGAGGAACCCTGGTAACAACGCACAGCCAAACCCTGTAACCAAACAGGTGGGCATGTTGGGAGGGCCAGAGAAAGCTGAAAATGATGCAGCTAGAGAGACAAGTAGTGGTTTAATGGTGGAAACAGCAGAAGGAAGAACAGAGGCAGAGGCGGGAGACGGCGTCCCACAGGAGTCCTTTGAGTTGTCGTTCCAGGAGAAGCTCCAGCGCTGGGATTGTGACCGGCAGTTGGAGAGCATGGAGCTGGGAGAGTTTGAGCTGCTAGAGCAAGCGGCAGAGGAGCTGTCCTTCTCGTCCAACTCCTCCTTTGTCATGAAG GTTCTTCAGATGGACCAGCAACACAGGGGCCTCCACCCGCGACGGCTCTCCTCCACCCCCATTAAGTCAGCACCCAGAGGTGCACGTCAGAGGTGCAATAGTGTTGGTAGTAGTTGTGGTTCGGCATGTAAAAGCAGTTCCATGAACTCTGATGCATTTGTGGTAAAGACGAGAGACGATGCACTCGTGAACAAAGTAGGCGTTGAGGATAAGGAAGAACTGGACAGTGAGAGAGAAGACAAGCACGCAAACTCTGGTGTGTCATTCAGTGGTGGCTCCGAATGTGAAGACCAGGAAGTAGCAGCCAAACCACCTTCGTTTCCCAGCACCCTTTGCTTTCCTGCCCAGTCTAACCCGCCATACGACAAGCGGTCGTATCAGGACGAGGACAGTTGCAGGGATTCAGCTGCAGATGTGACAGGAGTTGATGATGACAGCGTCCTCAGCAATGCTGACGAGTCCACTCTGATAGAAGACAAAGACGGGCAGCAGGGTGAAGTCGTGTTTGACGACGATGACACATGGAACGACCTGGAGGACACTGCTGTCGGCACAGCCAATGAACGCAGAGGAGTTAGCCCAGTTTCCACAGCAACAGCTAATGGGATCTCACCACCCGTGCAGACTCTGTTGAGGAAGGTGGCAGTGAGCAAAGTTGTTCAGGAGCCAgatcctcttcttcctcctgccTCCCAGCTCATGACGAGGTTGTTCCCCTCGTTGAAGCCAAAGGTCCAGAATgcacctctccctcctccccctgctGCTTTTGTTGCGCCTGAGTCCAAAAACCTGGAGGAGGTCACAG GCCAGCAGGTCCAGTCTAGACAGCTGAGGGAGAGACTGGTTGAGCTGGAGATTGAGATCGAGAGATTTAAAAAGGAGAATGCTGCCGTCACCAAACTCATACAAGAGAAcgagaaaaaacaggaaaatctCAG GAAAGAGCGTTTGGAGTttgaacagagaaaagcagaggAGCTGGCCAAGTTTGAAGAGTACAAGAAAGAGGAGAACAGGAAGTTGCATAAGGAGCGCAAACTGTTTGAGAAACATGCGTCTGCCGCCAGAGCCGTGCCCGACAAGAAGGAGCGAGAAGAAATCCAG GTGTTGAAGCAGCAGCTGAGCTCCCTGCAGGAGGAGCTGAAGGGAAGGGAGAGTCGCTGGGCCTCCACAAACAGCCGGCTGCGGCAACAGATCGACTCCCTCAGCCAGGAGAACAGTTCTCTCCGGGATGAG ATCCGGATGTTGGAAAAGCTTCGTCTCAGTGCCTGGAAGAAAAAGCCTGTCAACGCAGAGAAGGACAAAGAAATGAAAGACGGTCCCAAAATGTTTGAGAATAATGTGCCATCTGTGACCAAAGGAGTGAAATTCGCT agTCCTCTTGACTCCAGCGGAAGGAGCAGCAGCCCCCCACAAAGCAGCACTGCTGCAGCCACTAGAAAGGAGAGCAGTCAGGTTGTTACAG tTTTGTGTCAAATGTCAGCAGGGATAAAGAGTAGCCTAAGGAGGCCATCAGGGCCAGGCTCGTCTTCCTCCTCGTTGCCTGGCGGGAAGACAGAAGACAGGTCAACACCTGCCAGCAAGAGCCAGGACACACTGCCAAACCAAGAACCCTCGAGCAACTGCTCTCCG AAAAGAGATTCTCTGCCAAAAGAGTCAGAGTGCAGTGAGGTCGAAGAGCCAGAATCTGCTCAGGAGGTTATCACACACCCCGATGGGAAG GTAGAGAAGGTTCTGGCCGGTGGCCGGCGTCTCGTTGTTTTCCCCAACGGGACCAAGAAGGAGGTTTCAGCCGACGGACTGATGGTCAAAGTCACCTTTTTCAACGGAGACACCAAAGAGGTCACAAGTGACCAGAGAGTG ATCTACTACTACGCTGACGCCCAGACTACACACATCACCTACCCAGATGGCGTGGAGGTCCTGCACTTCCCCAACAACCAGACTG AAAAGCATTTCCCAGACGGCCGTAAGGAAATCACCTTCTCAGATCAGACGGTCAAGAACCTGTTCCCCAACGGGCGGGAGGAGAGCGTGCTGACAGACGGGACCATCATACAAGTCAACCC GGACGGCACAAAGGAGATCCATTTCAACACGGGCCAGAAGGAGATTCACACAGCTGACTACAAGAGGAGGGAGTATCCAGATGGCACCGTGAAGACGGTCTACACCGATGGTAGGCAGGAAACCCACTACCCCACCGGGCGGCTCAGAATCAAAGACAAAGACGGCAACGTCATCTTGGACAACATGGCCTAG